ttTATTGATGAAGTTttgagaataatgcaatttacacacaggattcggccagccgcgaccaattagcgaagcgtggttcaaattccgtgccaattcgcgggcggactgcgcctgtcactgattgttcgcggctgagcgtgaccaatcactgaagccagggccggctccaggtttttgagggccccgggcgaatacataccacgattcataatgcacagatacagcagagaaatataccacagccaagtagcgtataacacagcccacgtagtatataacacagcccacgtagtaaatagcacagacacgtagtatatagcacaggccacgtagtatataacacagcccacgtagtaaatagcacagcccacgtagtaaatagcacagacatgtagtatattgcccagccacgtagtatattgcccagccacgtagtatatagcacagccacgtagtatatagcacagacgtagtatataacagcccatgcagtatttaacacaggccacgtagtatatagcacagcccacatagtatatagcacagagatgcagtatattgcccagccacgtaatatataccacagccacgtactatatagcacagcgatgtagtatattgcccagccacgtaatatataccacagccaacgcagtatatagtacagagacatagtatatagcacagagatgtagtatataacacagcccacgtagtatataatattaaaaaaagaattaaaataaaaaatagttatatattcaccctccGTCAGCCCCCCGGATCCagtcgaggcgtttaccgatgctcctcgcgttgctccggtcccaagagtgcatacatcgtctcgcgagaccgcaatgcatggaccggtcaccggagcatcgcgaggggcgggaaaggcctcggctggatccgggggccaacggagggtgagtatataatgatttttttaatttttttttaatttttaacattagatctttttactattgatgctgcataggcagcatcaatagtaaaaagttggtcacacagggttaatagcagcgttaacggagtgcattacaccgcggcataacgtggtccgttaacgctgccattaaccctttgtgagcgctgactggatgggattatggagtgggcactgactgcggggagtaaggagcagccattttgccgccggactgtgcccgtcgctgattggttgtggccgttttgccgcgaccaatcagcgacttgggatttccgagacagacagaaagacggatgtgacccttaggcaattatatagtagatgactccACCTGTAGGAATATGAACGATTCTCACTGCGCTGTCCGTGGTATTGACATGTTGTCCTCCAGCCCCTTTGGCTCTGAATGTATCAATTCTCAGTTCTTTGGGGTCAATTTTAATATCtacctgcaaagaaaaaaaagatgttttataCCCACTTTAACCGTAGGACTATGACATAAAAAGATAGACTAGCCCTGCCACTTATATTACCTCATCAGGCTGTGGGAGAACGATTACACTCATGGTTCCTGTGTGAATCCTCTGCATCCTAGAGGACAAGCCCACCTCGGGAATCCGCTGAACCCTATGAATCCCACCTTCATATTTTAAGCGCTTGTATGCACCCTCGCCTATAATACGAGCAGCCGCATGGTGTAACCCGCCTGCAATGTGGATAGTATGTTTTagggaaaaaacaaaacacaatttccAATCCTTATCAGCTACACAATAAGAAATAATCAGTCCAAGTGTACAGTGAGCTCTAATACTGGAGGACATATGGCTCTGAAAGTGGATATATGGCTCGGATAGTGCACATAAACCCATTGAAAAGAAGGTGTTGGTGGGATAACCTAATATATATATGCAAGATAAGTGTTGACCCAACTTACAGATTTCATAGAGATGGGCTATaaatctaatgtatatggggccCCCTAGCTCCGGCTATCACAAGATAACAAGGGAATAAGCCTTCTCCTGAGGGATTCGGTAGTAGTTTCTCTCCCTACACATAAATGTGCACACTTGGATGTCATTTCAAGTGTATGTTCAGTTATAGACAAACCCTTATTATTTTTCAGATACCCAAAAAGTCCATTGTGAGTTAGAAGTTCTTGAACAAAGGTCATTTCCCTATGAATCATAATGTTCATACTGTCACTACTACGCAATGATATCTGCCAGGGGCCCCCAGGATTGCTGTACCGAAGCACTGTCATCAGTCAGTCTGATTCTAACTTTATGGTGCAGTTTATTTTTAAGCCAAAGACAGGAGAGGAAGAATTGGTCATTGTTTTCAAAACACTGCATGTGTGATGCCATCATTTTCTAAAGATTATGTGAACAAGCATTTAGTCCTAAAAGtacaaaataatgcaaaaaaaatacaTTACCATAGTCATTTTCTGTATAATTCAGAATCTCAAATGACCACGCCTTGTAATCAGCATAATTTCTGTACATGTCAAAAACTTCACCAGTAAATTGTTGGCAAATGTCCCCTGAAAAGAAACGCAGGTTTATAAGTGGAAGACTGTGTAAAGGCCCCCATGCACGTTAGATAGCGGTCTGCGATCTCCGGACTCCTCCATACACAGCAACACTTGTCCGAGCGTTCTCGGGTTTTCTATGACAGAGACCCTGCTGGAGTTTTCCGACAGTGGATATTGGCTTCTCTCCCTGAGACGAAAAGGATCCTTCTCTTCCTTGACATCATTTGTCGAAGAGTCAGGAGGTCCCCATACACACACTGTGAGCTGATCGATTCTGCCAATATTGTTGGGTTCTTCCAACTTTACTCTAGTTTGCATGCAGGCCTCAAGATTCGAAAGGTAATGATTTCCAAACTTCTCTATAGCCAGACATAAATTAAATCACCCATGATATGGGTGTGACAAGCTAAATACTGTAGATTTTCATATGTAAAGTCAATGTAAGAATGGTGAGAATCCGACATCCTGAGCCCTCAGGATCATTTGTTAGCAGGTCCTCAGGTCCTGTGTATGAGCTGGAATAGCACAGctccgtacactgtgtagtggccgttcttgggtactgcagatcagctcctattgaagTCCATGTCACAGTTGATCAAGGATGTTGGATCAATCAGATACTGATTATTCTGTCGAGAGTCCATCAATAAAGCCCTGGCAATCCCTTTAAGCGCTGAGAAACTTTCCTTCTCTTTTTACTATTATTCCACCTTCTAAATCATCTGACTATTTTTAGCCAAATTCAAAATAAAATCTATAAAATTTAGGGATCAATTAGGCTGAAATGGGGTCTGAGTGGAAAGTAAAGAAGAAATGCACATTTATAGAAGTTCTGTGGTTTGTTTTGCTCGTTTTTTTAAGACGGATTAGGTTTCTACAACGATGGACATATAAGTTGCTACAGTAAATATGTCACATCCCTTTAAATAAAATAAGGGGGCTGACCTCCAGTAGTTCTTCCGGACACAACCTCTAAAACAGCATCATTCATGTCGTATTTTTCCTGAGGCACAAGAAAATGTAGCAACTAAAGAGAAAATAAAATACATTATTAAACAGgtttagcaagaaaaaaaaacactatgctATTTATGTTAAAGAtaaaggtaagttcacacagggtgtttttttgctgcttttatactaattttcagctgatttttacaataccagcaaagcctatgagatatcagaaatctcatgcacactgtttttttgtgtgatcagtactttgtgctttgctgcgtttttttggacatagagcatgtcacttctttcagcgtttttgcggtgttttttcacctattgacttgaatgggtgttgaaaaaaaacgcaggtatcattatttgctgcattgttgctgctgaaaatccaaggacattagcatggacaaagagagaaaaaaacgcaccaaatgcacaacaaaaaaacgcacaaaaacctgcgtttttgatgcagtgtttttcctgcagaaaaaaaaagcagccaaAACGCAGTTTGCAGCCTGCTCATTGTAGACTTTTCTCATGTAGACAGGCTTCCCCCTGAATACATGCTGGAtatctttaaagaagcactccaatcaAAGTGTATCATATTATAAAGCACTGTGCactgacaattgctcatttttcctttctacccagctaatttttctcattttccattaggtctatgacatcacgtgattaaaaactgactagccgaTTACCGtagttctaagctctatgtagaaacaggaggtctcttttccctgcatgagtcatcattgcaAAAGTCCCTGACAGGGAGATGAGGGAGCAGCTGAGTCAGGAGTTAAAAAGGGGaatgattcatgcagggaaaagagacttcctgttactACATAGcgcacaaaaaaagaaaagaatttactaggtagaaaggcaaaatgagcaattgtaagtacacagtgctgtataatatgatgattgcagtatacactgctcaaaaaaataaagggaa
The Ranitomeya imitator isolate aRanImi1 chromosome 3, aRanImi1.pri, whole genome shotgun sequence genome window above contains:
- the MTRF1 gene encoding peptide chain release factor 1, mitochondrial isoform X2; this translates as MNDAVLEVVSGRTTGGDICQQFTGEVFDMYRNYADYKAWSFEILNYTENDYGGLHHAAARIIGEGAYKRLKYEGGIHRVQRIPEVGLSSRMQRIHTGTMSVIVLPQPDEVDIKIDPKELRIDTFRAKGAGGQHVNTTDSAVRIVHIPTGITVECQQERSQILNKDRAMKMLRAKLHENNVKDEVSQRQSSRKLQVGTRDQSDRIRTYNFTQDRLTDHRISYEIRNLREFLNGGELLDDLMDKIHNAADAESLLEVIKRQSSGVPRV